One region of Balneolales bacterium ANBcel1 genomic DNA includes:
- a CDS encoding GAF domain-containing protein: MTQKEIPWDLLLKKSRDLIRDAADREEAMQHICALLHREVPHYDWVGFYMVDPLADRQLVLGPYVGEPTEHTRIPFGQGICGQAAETQKTFVVQDVSKETNYLACSPMVQSEIVVPIMKGNELIGEIDIDSEQRGVMSNSDRKLLEAIADELAELF, from the coding sequence ATGACACAAAAAGAGATTCCCTGGGATTTGCTTCTGAAAAAATCCCGCGACCTCATCCGGGATGCCGCCGACCGTGAAGAGGCCATGCAGCACATTTGCGCACTCCTCCATCGTGAAGTACCCCATTATGACTGGGTGGGGTTTTATATGGTTGATCCTCTCGCCGACCGGCAGCTGGTGCTGGGCCCTTATGTAGGGGAACCAACCGAGCACACACGTATTCCCTTTGGCCAGGGGATATGCGGTCAGGCCGCCGAAACGCAAAAAACGTTCGTTGTCCAGGATGTCAGCAAGGAAACCAATTACCTGGCTTGCAGTCCAATGGTTCAGTCGGAAATCGTCGTGCCCATTATGAAAGGCAATGAGCTGATCGGTGAAATCGATATCGATTCCGAACAGCGGGGAGTGATGAGCAACAGCGACAGAAAACTGCTGGAGGCCATCGCAGACGAGCTTGCCGAGCTGTTCTGA
- a CDS encoding MarC family NAAT transporter, translating to MTFFAFLIASFTSLLSIANPFAAMPFFLAMTDGDTDEHRRQQALKASMYTLLILMIFLFGGNYIISFFGISLEGIRIAGGLLIMKMAYSMLDPDSQGRKLNAADHSEAYRKPDISFSPLAMPMLAGPGSIALVLGLASQSSSVFDYAGVALAILLVALTSFGLLVISRKLTRMMGKTGMTALTRMMGFIALTIGVQFIINGVRPIIGS from the coding sequence ATGACTTTCTTTGCTTTCTTAATTGCCAGTTTCACTTCGTTGCTTTCCATTGCCAATCCGTTTGCCGCCATGCCATTTTTTTTGGCGATGACCGACGGTGATACCGATGAGCATCGCCGGCAGCAGGCACTGAAAGCCAGCATGTATACCCTGTTGATCCTGATGATATTCCTGTTCGGAGGAAACTATATCATCAGTTTTTTCGGTATCAGCCTGGAGGGTATCCGGATTGCCGGCGGCCTGCTCATCATGAAGATGGCGTACTCCATGCTGGATCCGGATTCCCAGGGGCGAAAGCTGAATGCCGCCGATCATTCCGAGGCCTACAGAAAACCGGATATCTCATTCAGTCCGCTGGCGATGCCCATGCTTGCCGGCCCCGGCTCCATTGCCCTCGTGCTTGGCCTGGCATCACAGTCATCCTCCGTATTTGACTACGCAGGAGTAGCCCTTGCCATTCTGCTGGTGGCCCTCACTTCCTTTGGCCTGCTTGTCATCTCCCGGAAACTGACCCGAATGATGGGAAAAACCGGGATGACCGCACTCACCCGAATGATGGGTTTTATCGCACTGACAATCGGTGTCCAGTTCATCATCAATGGTGTAAGGCCGATAATCGGCAGCTGA
- the glmS gene encoding glutamine--fructose-6-phosphate transaminase (isomerizing), with protein sequence MCGIVGYTGKRQASEVVIKGLHRLGYRGYDSVGVAIMNDDLKTVKTKGKVKDLEPQVSRIGGAQLSGIGHTRWATHGEPNEINAHPHSGGNEQFALVHNGIIENYDALKRELQEKGHRFAGDTDTEVLAHLIEEIHEIGGMDFLSAVKQALLQVNGAYGIAIIHKDHPDQIIIACKGSSLMIGIGKDEHFVTSDASSVIEYTKRVVYLEDEEIATVRRDGYEVSTLKNVPLTKEVHELAMSLEQIEKGGFPHFMLKEIFEQVDTIADCMRGRLMVRENRVQLGGLTEVLDRLCRARRVIIAACGTSWHAGLIGEYLMEYLAHMPVEVEYASEFRYREQLIDERDVMLVISQSGETTDTLVALREAKKRGALVLGICNAVGSTIARETDAGVYIHAGPEIGVASTKAFTAQVTVLVMMALLIGRENKVISDELMRDLTSELSAIPDKVRQIVADTAHIENIARLFTFAPNFLYLGRSFNFPVALEGALKLKEISYIHAEGYPAAEVKHGPIALIDEHMPVVVIAATDYTNDKVVSNIEEVKARKGRIISISSNGQSEVARLAEFNINIPETHDCLTPLLAVIPLQLLSYYVAVNRKCDVDNPRNLSKSVTVE encoded by the coding sequence ATGTGCGGAATAGTAGGGTATACAGGTAAACGTCAGGCATCGGAAGTTGTCATCAAGGGATTGCACCGGCTCGGATATCGCGGGTACGATTCGGTCGGGGTGGCGATCATGAACGATGATTTAAAAACGGTTAAGACAAAGGGCAAGGTAAAAGACCTTGAGCCACAGGTGTCCAGGATCGGTGGCGCGCAGCTGTCCGGAATAGGTCATACGCGCTGGGCAACCCATGGAGAACCAAACGAGATCAATGCACATCCTCACAGTGGCGGGAATGAACAGTTCGCCCTGGTTCACAACGGAATCATCGAAAACTACGACGCCCTGAAACGGGAACTTCAGGAAAAGGGACACCGGTTTGCGGGGGATACCGACACCGAGGTACTGGCCCATTTAATAGAAGAAATCCATGAAATAGGCGGTATGGATTTTCTGTCCGCAGTTAAACAGGCGTTGCTGCAAGTGAATGGTGCCTATGGCATTGCCATCATCCATAAAGACCACCCGGATCAGATCATCATTGCGTGCAAGGGTTCTTCTCTTATGATCGGTATCGGGAAGGACGAGCATTTTGTGACATCGGACGCTTCTTCGGTTATTGAATACACAAAAAGAGTAGTGTATCTGGAAGATGAGGAAATAGCTACAGTCAGGCGCGACGGCTACGAGGTCTCCACACTGAAGAATGTTCCTCTGACCAAGGAGGTGCATGAGCTGGCCATGAGTCTGGAGCAGATCGAAAAGGGCGGGTTTCCCCATTTTATGCTCAAGGAGATTTTTGAGCAGGTGGATACGATCGCCGACTGTATGAGGGGCCGGTTGATGGTACGGGAGAACCGGGTTCAGTTGGGTGGCCTCACGGAGGTGCTCGACCGACTGTGTCGTGCAAGGCGTGTGATTATTGCCGCATGCGGTACAAGCTGGCATGCCGGTCTGATTGGCGAGTATCTGATGGAATACCTGGCGCACATGCCGGTCGAGGTCGAGTATGCCTCGGAGTTTCGCTACCGGGAACAGCTGATCGACGAACGGGATGTGATGCTGGTGATATCACAAAGCGGGGAGACGACCGATACCCTGGTGGCCTTGCGTGAGGCCAAAAAACGTGGTGCGCTGGTACTCGGGATTTGCAATGCGGTCGGGTCCACAATTGCACGGGAGACCGATGCCGGGGTGTATATCCACGCCGGACCCGAGATCGGGGTAGCGTCCACGAAGGCGTTTACCGCACAGGTTACCGTGCTGGTAATGATGGCACTGCTGATAGGCCGCGAGAACAAGGTGATCTCCGATGAACTTATGCGGGATCTGACGAGCGAGTTATCGGCCATACCCGACAAAGTCAGGCAAATTGTCGCCGATACCGCCCATATCGAGAATATCGCCCGCCTGTTTACGTTTGCCCCCAACTTCTTGTACCTGGGGCGCTCTTTCAATTTTCCGGTGGCGCTTGAGGGCGCGCTCAAACTCAAGGAGATCTCATATATCCATGCCGAGGGATACCCGGCTGCGGAGGTAAAACACGGTCCGATCGCACTAATAGATGAGCATATGCCGGTAGTTGTAATTGCGGCGACCGACTATACCAACGACAAGGTCGTCAGCAATATCGAAGAGGTAAAGGCGAGAAAAGGCCGGATTATCTCGATTTCATCCAACGGACAATCGGAGGTTGCCAGGCTGGCAGAGTTTAATATCAACATACCGGAAACCCACGACTGCCTGACGCCGCTGCTTGCCGTCATCCCGCTTCAGCTGCTCTCCTACTATGTTGCTGTCAACCGGAAGTGCGATGTCGACAATCCCCGCAACCTTTCGAAAAGCGTAACGGTAGAGTAG
- the recJ gene encoding single-stranded-DNA-specific exonuclease RecJ: MLTTFSYIIRENTLFARHGELIAGCGLFVAIASGSIANGCIHFVVCWPDRHTPFHDKKNETHTIMSFRWNYIQPEHEEAISRLREELGIPQPIARLLTIRGISTFDDARLFFRPSLSQLHDPFLMKDVDSGSDRLATAIRSNEKVVVYGDYDVDGTTATAIMYTFLKNFGVDVQYYIPHRFKEGYGIGEDGIDFAAENSSTLIVSVDCGITAVEETEYAKSKGIDLIICDHHNAGESIPDAVAVIDPKQPGCSYPFKGLSGAGVGFKLIQATLTRLGLPTDVAHPYLDLVAISIASDIVPIIDENRILMQEGLRMINSKPRAGVKALLDLIRLRDSEITTSHIVFSLGPRINAAGRMGDAAVAVSLLISETAEEANTFASRLEKINFKRRDTDTRTMEEALLQVGGQPEHDDCSCLVLHNPDWHLGVIGIVASRLVDLYCRPTIMLSTVDGMIKGSARSINGFNIYEALKQCEDLLVQFGGHKYAAGLTISEEQLKPFIKRFQQITGELLSEQDFNPELSIDAELPFNEITPRFWKLLKQFEPFGPHNMKPIFVSRDVRIAGKPTIVGQGHLKMRIAQNGSPPIEAIGFNMQRFAGPLLKAGSRKVDIAYALDENTWNNRTTLQIRLKDIHIDGEQVAMPEKVGKPVSSK, from the coding sequence TTGCTCACCACTTTTTCGTACATTATCAGAGAGAATACCCTTTTCGCAAGGCACGGGGAGTTGATCGCAGGCTGCGGCCTTTTCGTCGCCATCGCCTCCGGCAGCATTGCGAACGGGTGCATACATTTTGTGGTTTGCTGGCCTGACCGCCACACGCCTTTTCATGATAAAAAGAACGAGACACATACCATTATGTCTTTCCGATGGAACTATATCCAGCCGGAACATGAGGAGGCTATATCCCGACTTCGGGAAGAACTGGGCATTCCCCAGCCTATCGCACGCCTGCTCACGATCCGCGGGATTTCAACCTTTGATGATGCACGCCTATTTTTCCGACCATCCCTGAGTCAGCTTCACGACCCTTTTCTGATGAAGGACGTGGATTCCGGCTCCGACCGGCTTGCCACCGCCATTCGATCCAATGAAAAAGTGGTCGTTTACGGCGATTATGATGTCGACGGCACCACCGCCACCGCCATCATGTATACCTTTCTCAAGAACTTCGGGGTGGATGTCCAGTATTACATTCCTCACCGTTTTAAGGAGGGGTACGGAATCGGTGAAGACGGGATCGACTTTGCCGCCGAAAACAGCAGCACACTGATTGTCTCCGTAGACTGCGGCATTACCGCCGTGGAAGAGACCGAGTACGCGAAAAGCAAAGGCATTGACCTGATTATTTGCGACCATCACAATGCCGGGGAGAGCATTCCCGATGCCGTTGCGGTGATCGACCCCAAACAGCCGGGCTGCTCCTATCCCTTCAAAGGGCTGTCGGGTGCCGGTGTCGGGTTCAAGCTGATTCAGGCTACCCTCACCAGGCTCGGGCTTCCTACCGATGTGGCTCATCCGTATCTGGACCTGGTCGCCATCTCCATTGCCTCCGACATCGTCCCTATCATCGATGAAAACCGGATACTGATGCAGGAAGGGTTGCGAATGATCAACTCCAAGCCCCGGGCAGGCGTCAAGGCGCTTCTCGATCTTATTCGATTGCGCGACTCCGAAATCACCACGTCACATATCGTCTTTTCGCTGGGCCCGCGTATCAATGCCGCCGGCAGGATGGGGGATGCCGCCGTGGCGGTCTCTCTGCTCATTTCCGAAACTGCCGAAGAAGCCAATACCTTCGCGTCACGACTTGAAAAGATCAATTTCAAGCGGCGGGATACCGATACCCGTACCATGGAGGAGGCCCTGCTACAGGTGGGAGGCCAACCGGAACACGACGATTGCTCCTGCCTTGTCCTGCACAATCCCGACTGGCACCTGGGGGTTATCGGTATCGTCGCGTCACGGCTGGTCGATCTGTATTGCCGACCGACCATCATGCTCAGCACCGTTGACGGAATGATCAAGGGCTCGGCGAGAAGCATTAACGGGTTCAATATCTATGAAGCACTGAAACAGTGCGAAGACCTCCTGGTCCAATTCGGCGGACACAAATACGCCGCCGGCCTCACCATCTCCGAGGAGCAGCTCAAACCCTTCATCAAACGGTTTCAACAGATCACCGGTGAGCTGCTGTCGGAACAGGACTTTAACCCCGAGTTGTCCATCGATGCGGAATTGCCCTTCAATGAGATCACCCCGCGCTTCTGGAAGTTGCTCAAACAATTCGAGCCATTTGGTCCGCATAACATGAAACCGATTTTTGTGAGCCGCGATGTGAGAATTGCCGGGAAACCAACCATCGTCGGCCAGGGCCATCTGAAAATGAGAATTGCCCAAAACGGCTCGCCACCGATCGAGGCCATCGGCTTCAATATGCAGCGGTTCGCCGGACCCCTGCTGAAAGCCGGCTCCCGAAAGGTGGATATCGCCTACGCACTGGATGAAAACACCTGGAATAACCGCACCACGCTGCAGATACGCCTCAAAGACATCCACATTGACGGAGAGCAAGTGGCGATGCCGGAAAAAGTTGGCAAGCCGGTTTCTTCGAAATAA
- a CDS encoding THUMP domain-containing protein, with the protein MPDIESNQIQVFVKTLMGLEEVLADELRSLGAGDVYIGRRGVSCVADEETLYSILIRSRLALRVLIRLDERTVQSEQELYDWVKSIDWHDHLTLKHTLAVDVVTYHPEMNHSVFLAQKTKDAIVDRFREEYDLRPSVSPKDPDVRINLHISKDGTAHIGLDASGRSMNQRGYRKTTGKAAINEVLAAGLIAISMWDPETPFVDPMCGSGTLLIEAAMMAKNRAPALLNDSFGIKRWPRFREVLWNRLMRDAQRAERRDVDWIYGSDEDPRMIEISKKNIKTARLSRNIQLVDKPFQKLWIPEGNGVIISNPPYGEHIGERKQLKSMYEELGRVLRYKAKGYKAYFITPDPEFKKTMPLKHGKIFNVLNGTIPCEYISYSIGPKK; encoded by the coding sequence ATGCCGGATATCGAATCGAACCAGATCCAGGTTTTTGTCAAAACCCTGATGGGACTTGAAGAGGTACTTGCCGATGAGCTTCGCTCGCTGGGTGCCGGGGATGTTTATATCGGCAGGCGGGGAGTGTCGTGTGTTGCCGACGAAGAGACCCTGTACTCCATACTGATACGGTCGCGGCTGGCGCTCAGAGTACTGATTCGCCTGGATGAGCGGACGGTGCAGAGCGAGCAGGAGCTGTATGACTGGGTAAAGTCGATCGACTGGCACGACCATCTGACTCTCAAACACACCCTGGCGGTGGATGTGGTCACCTACCATCCCGAAATGAACCACTCGGTTTTCCTGGCTCAAAAAACAAAGGATGCGATAGTTGACCGTTTCCGGGAGGAATATGACCTGCGGCCCAGTGTGAGCCCGAAAGACCCGGACGTCCGCATCAATCTCCATATTTCCAAGGACGGAACCGCCCATATCGGACTGGACGCCTCCGGCCGCAGCATGAATCAGCGGGGCTATCGGAAAACCACCGGAAAGGCGGCCATTAATGAGGTGCTGGCGGCCGGACTCATTGCCATAAGCATGTGGGATCCGGAGACCCCTTTTGTCGATCCCATGTGCGGCTCCGGCACCCTGCTTATCGAAGCGGCGATGATGGCCAAAAACCGGGCACCCGCATTGCTGAACGATTCGTTTGGAATCAAACGGTGGCCACGGTTTCGGGAAGTGCTCTGGAATCGCCTGATGCGGGATGCACAACGTGCCGAGCGACGGGATGTGGACTGGATTTACGGTAGCGATGAAGATCCCCGTATGATCGAAATCAGCAAAAAGAATATTAAAACCGCCCGGCTTTCCCGTAACATCCAGCTTGTCGACAAACCGTTCCAGAAACTGTGGATACCGGAGGGTAACGGGGTGATCATCTCCAACCCGCCCTATGGCGAGCATATCGGGGAACGAAAACAGTTGAAATCGATGTATGAAGAGCTTGGCAGGGTTTTGCGCTACAAGGCGAAGGGCTATAAAGCCTATTTCATTACACCGGATCCGGAATTCAAAAAGACGATGCCCCTGAAACACGGGAAGATCTTTAACGTTCTGAACGGTACGATACCCTGCGAATACATTTCTTACTCCATCGGACCCAAAAAATGA
- the hslO gene encoding Hsp33 family molecular chaperone HslO produces the protein MNKEKILYRDRLLTAITDDGHYRIAIVKSTNLVRTAKKNHNLSLLSTVLLGRTLTGALLLASGMKGEERIQLRLEGNGPAGAVIAEASSHGEVRGYTLRPDAELDLANNEKLGDGIGIGLMSVSRILYNKARPVVGTVELVRGNVNEDLAFYLLQSEQIPSAVSLDVSIDGKGEVAQAGGVLIQAMPGADKEKTHQLEENIRSMPQIGRQLESGYLDEVLDTVAGGIAVRELSRYPVDFFCRCSKNRFKRSLMLLDPEELLKMEGDGEEMVCHYCGERYHFGREEINAIAQIAGTRKN, from the coding sequence ATGAACAAGGAGAAAATTCTCTATCGCGACCGGCTGCTCACGGCTATCACCGACGACGGCCATTACCGGATTGCCATCGTCAAGTCGACCAACCTGGTGCGCACAGCCAAAAAGAATCACAACCTTTCGCTTCTTTCCACGGTACTGCTCGGCCGGACACTTACGGGCGCCCTGTTGCTGGCCTCCGGGATGAAAGGAGAAGAGCGGATTCAGCTTCGCCTGGAAGGAAACGGTCCCGCCGGGGCGGTGATTGCCGAAGCGTCCAGTCATGGCGAGGTGCGCGGCTATACCCTGCGGCCCGATGCCGAGCTGGATCTTGCCAATAATGAAAAGCTGGGGGACGGAATTGGAATCGGACTGATGAGCGTTTCCCGGATCCTCTATAACAAGGCCCGGCCGGTGGTTGGTACTGTGGAACTGGTGCGCGGCAATGTGAACGAAGACCTCGCGTTCTACCTGCTTCAGTCGGAGCAGATACCCTCGGCGGTCTCGCTGGATGTGTCGATCGACGGGAAAGGCGAAGTTGCACAGGCCGGCGGCGTGCTGATTCAGGCCATGCCCGGAGCGGACAAGGAGAAGACGCACCAGCTTGAGGAGAACATCCGCAGCATGCCCCAGATCGGCAGGCAGCTGGAATCCGGTTACCTGGATGAGGTGCTGGATACGGTTGCAGGCGGTATAGCGGTCAGGGAGCTGTCACGGTATCCGGTGGACTTCTTCTGCCGCTGTTCGAAAAACCGGTTCAAACGTTCGCTGATGCTGCTCGATCCGGAAGAGCTGTTGAAGATGGAGGGAGACGGCGAGGAGATGGTTTGCCATTATTGCGGTGAACGGTATCACTTCGGCAGGGAGGAGATTAACGCCATCGCTCAAATAGCGGGTACCCGGAAAAACTGA
- a CDS encoding amidohydrolase, which translates to MDDLLKQLRSHSLSLEKELISLRRMLHQHPETGWSEFQTSKLLQQHLVDAGLPTPEGMAGTGFYLDIKGQQDGPLVAYRADMDALPIQDRKEVSYASQRNGFGHLCGHDVHSTIAAAVARTLHQHRNMVKGTVRVFWQPAEEITPSGAPRVLKEGVLDGVEAVYGIHCDPTIPSGHFSARPGPETGSFDTFEVTVDAPSTAHSARPYEGNDTIWIAHQIVHHLYQMIGRVTDVRKPGVLSICAFHAGDALNVIPHHVTFGGTIRTMDEQLRQQLREYIRNITISIGRMNDVEADVRFGEGAPSVINNPQLHQFIRRIITTEVGDDRFPEREQSIGAEDFAYYTQKIPGLFMRVGTAHAPETMHPLHHSLFDIDERVIAPVSALMAYTLIRHLREQVLHARSQSD; encoded by the coding sequence ATGGATGACCTGCTGAAGCAACTGCGTTCCCATTCCTTATCGCTGGAAAAGGAGCTGATCTCTTTACGGCGAATGCTCCATCAGCACCCGGAAACCGGCTGGTCGGAGTTCCAGACATCCAAACTGCTCCAGCAACATCTTGTGGATGCCGGACTCCCGACACCCGAAGGGATGGCCGGAACCGGCTTTTATCTCGATATAAAGGGCCAACAGGACGGGCCGCTTGTAGCTTACCGCGCCGACATGGACGCACTGCCCATCCAGGACCGCAAGGAGGTATCCTATGCCTCTCAGAGAAACGGATTCGGCCACCTTTGCGGCCACGACGTGCACAGTACCATAGCAGCCGCAGTTGCCCGGACACTTCATCAGCACAGAAATATGGTCAAAGGCACGGTCCGGGTCTTCTGGCAGCCGGCTGAAGAGATAACGCCGAGCGGTGCTCCCAGGGTTTTGAAAGAGGGTGTTCTGGATGGCGTTGAGGCAGTATACGGCATCCACTGCGACCCGACGATCCCCAGCGGACATTTCAGTGCCCGGCCCGGACCCGAAACCGGATCGTTCGACACGTTTGAAGTAACGGTTGATGCCCCTTCAACCGCGCACTCCGCCAGGCCCTATGAGGGCAACGATACCATCTGGATCGCCCATCAGATTGTTCATCACCTTTATCAGATGATCGGCCGGGTCACAGATGTGCGTAAACCCGGTGTCCTGTCCATTTGTGCCTTCCATGCCGGGGATGCCCTTAACGTGATTCCGCATCATGTTACTTTCGGCGGTACCATACGGACCATGGACGAACAGCTGCGCCAACAACTGCGGGAATACATCCGGAATATCACCATATCCATCGGCCGAATGAACGACGTGGAAGCCGATGTCCGCTTTGGCGAAGGCGCCCCGTCGGTGATCAACAACCCCCAGCTCCACCAGTTCATCCGACGTATTATAACCACTGAGGTTGGCGATGACCGCTTCCCCGAGCGGGAGCAGAGCATAGGGGCCGAAGATTTCGCCTACTACACCCAGAAAATCCCGGGCCTCTTCATGCGGGTCGGGACTGCTCATGCCCCGGAGACAATGCATCCGCTGCACCACTCCCTGTTTGATATCGATGAGCGGGTTATTGCACCGGTGTCGGCGCTCATGGCATACACTCTCATCCGCCACCTGCGGGAGCAGGTTCTGCATGCCCGGTCCCAGTCCGACTAA
- a CDS encoding iron-sulfur cluster assembly accessory protein codes for MNLAKETPTEQNRETPVQLTGRAALQIKKITREDAVPEHLYLRIAVKGGGCSGLSYSLGFDERSESDQLFTTNGVEVVVDKRHILYLSGISIDFHDGLDARGFIFNNPNATSTCGCGTSFSA; via the coding sequence ATGAACCTTGCAAAAGAAACCCCCACAGAGCAGAATCGAGAGACTCCTGTACAACTGACCGGGCGTGCCGCGCTTCAGATTAAAAAAATCACCCGAGAGGATGCTGTTCCCGAACATCTCTATTTGCGGATTGCCGTCAAGGGCGGGGGATGCTCCGGACTCAGCTATTCCCTGGGATTTGATGAACGCTCGGAAAGCGATCAGTTATTTACCACAAACGGAGTGGAGGTTGTCGTAGACAAACGCCATATTCTCTATTTGAGTGGTATTTCCATTGACTTTCATGACGGCCTGGACGCCCGCGGTTTTATTTTTAATAACCCGAATGCCACCAGCACCTGTGGCTGCGGAACTTCTTTCAGCGCCTGA
- a CDS encoding ATP-binding protein, translated as MNQHAPIHGSVSLRDLKNLIRSGEGLLLEFKRSISSPEKIAREIAAFANTHGGHLIIGVDDDQTITGVESYHEQDFYLEQAAHELCSPALSYQMHVIPFHSREVLMVYIDEAKEKPVTVQNGEKDAVYVRIEDQSTRASAEMVQLLHLQSSDNGASFHYGSDEQKLFRYLNEYPDITVDQYSSFADIKKSKASHILVTLTSLGILRLNKKNQTDFFSLSA; from the coding sequence ATGAATCAACACGCCCCCATCCACGGCTCCGTGAGTCTGCGGGATTTGAAAAATCTGATACGTTCCGGTGAAGGTTTACTGCTGGAGTTCAAAAGATCCATCTCCTCTCCTGAAAAAATTGCCCGTGAAATCGCAGCCTTTGCCAATACTCACGGCGGACATCTGATTATCGGTGTCGATGACGACCAGACCATAACCGGCGTCGAAAGTTATCATGAACAGGATTTTTATCTCGAGCAGGCGGCCCATGAACTTTGCAGCCCGGCGCTTTCCTATCAGATGCATGTGATCCCCTTCCATAGCCGGGAAGTTCTGATGGTTTATATTGATGAGGCCAAAGAAAAACCGGTGACCGTACAAAACGGGGAAAAAGATGCCGTATACGTGCGTATCGAAGATCAAAGCACCCGCGCCAGCGCCGAAATGGTCCAGCTGCTGCACCTGCAATCGTCCGATAACGGCGCCTCCTTCCACTATGGCTCCGACGAGCAAAAGCTTTTCCGCTATCTGAACGAGTATCCCGACATAACCGTCGATCAATACTCCAGTTTTGCCGATATCAAGAAAAGCAAGGCCTCACATATTCTGGTCACACTCACCAGCCTCGGCATTCTTCGGCTCAACAAGAAGAACCAGACCGATTTTTTTTCTCTCTCGGCCTGA
- a CDS encoding NAD(P)H-dependent glycerol-3-phosphate dehydrogenase, whose protein sequence is MNISIIGAGSWGTALARLLAINGHTVRVWAREEEIVANIRDHHKNGVYLPEVVLPETVTAYSNLDETVSEADLIVFATPSHTIRDMAGAIKPLLTGKERVVSVSKGIEMDSFLTMSQVLAEVLQPVISDDYIAVLSGPSHAEEVGRDMPATVVASSNSKQTAQFVQKIFMGPTFRVYVNRDILGVEVSGAVKNIMAIAAGIADGAELGDNAKAALITRGLTEMRRLGIRLGASQDTFSGLTGIGDLIVTCTSVHSRNRNVGYRIGKGETLEEITRSMNMVAEGIKTTRSVFKWAKSLDVSMPITEKVYEVLFEDLSPEAGVHHLMTRAPKEEVIF, encoded by the coding sequence GTGAATATCAGTATAATCGGAGCTGGGAGCTGGGGAACGGCACTTGCCCGACTGCTTGCGATTAACGGGCATACGGTCCGGGTGTGGGCCCGGGAGGAAGAAATTGTCGCTAACATCCGGGATCATCACAAGAACGGCGTTTATCTCCCCGAAGTTGTTTTACCTGAAACGGTTACCGCCTATTCCAATCTGGATGAAACCGTTTCTGAAGCCGATCTGATCGTCTTCGCCACGCCTTCGCACACCATACGTGATATGGCCGGAGCCATCAAGCCGCTGTTAACCGGCAAGGAGCGGGTGGTTTCTGTCTCCAAGGGCATTGAAATGGACAGTTTTCTGACCATGAGCCAGGTGCTGGCGGAAGTGCTTCAGCCGGTCATAAGCGACGATTACATCGCGGTGTTGTCGGGCCCCAGTCATGCCGAAGAAGTGGGCCGGGATATGCCGGCAACCGTAGTTGCCTCCTCCAATTCCAAGCAGACCGCTCAGTTTGTGCAGAAAATCTTTATGGGTCCGACATTCCGTGTGTACGTCAATCGCGACATCCTCGGGGTCGAAGTCTCCGGAGCCGTCAAAAATATCATGGCCATTGCCGCCGGCATTGCCGACGGGGCGGAGCTGGGGGACAATGCCAAGGCCGCCCTCATCACCAGGGGACTCACCGAAATGAGACGCCTCGGAATCAGGCTCGGCGCTTCCCAGGATACTTTTTCCGGCCTGACTGGGATCGGCGACCTGATCGTAACATGCACCAGTGTTCACAGCCGTAACCGCAATGTCGGGTACCGTATCGGCAAGGGCGAAACGCTCGAGGAAATCACCCGGTCCATGAATATGGTTGCCGAGGGAATCAAAACCACCCGCTCGGTGTTTAAATGGGCAAAATCACTGGATGTCAGTATGCCTATCACCGAGAAAGTGTACGAGGTCCTGTTCGAAGATCTCTCCCCGGAGGCCGGTGTTCACCACCTGATGACGCGGGCACCCAAGGAGGAGGTCATTTTTTAG